A single window of Mugil cephalus isolate CIBA_MC_2020 chromosome 1, CIBA_Mcephalus_1.1, whole genome shotgun sequence DNA harbors:
- the tspy gene encoding testis specific protein Y-linked isoform X1, translating to MSEVTDCTQSADSASRKRCPSPDQDGGSTVPSKSAKVGDVLKETGVTSESCKNSEAESKGAAGSEGQSKESAAEPAAVHTDDTITQPVNSSSADGHDASNADEPQPSEAHGSHDAQEQAEKTKGTQHRSSTPMDQSDSAAIAAAEALASLTGGDGEDSQETPCSSEKVKHIKQGSKCRQRGGHQSSKVGSKTQAAAADSSTSVHSTDREDADENPEVDEGDESVSGSSSTASSSFPSDNEDNDDGECAIVSVKMAPEMRQSVALLAQVQMRLEALEKKSARLHQRLELKISRQRRPHLDQRSSITKTIPGFWVTALLNHPHLSAHIDETDEDALSYMTDLEIESFKHNKLGYRIRFHFRRNPYFQNNIIMKELHLGMGGKNKHGSPLSFSNPILWHRGHNLTAHSEPRKSSRGVYETFFSWFSDHSNPGQDDVAQILKDDLYRDPLRYYLTPLWEPRENGSSGTAARASGNGNRDECVVISDSDDEEQGSEKGEPEQGHSKEGEEEEEEEEEEEEDDRGPSADESPEEEDDGGEIVIDGSDDSDQEEEEEEEEDEA from the exons atGAGCGAAGTGACAGACTGCACACAGTCCGCTGACTCTGCGTCCAGGAAACGGTGTCCATCACCCGACCAGGATGGAGGTAGCACGGTTCCCAGCAAGTCCGCCAAAGTAGGCGATGTGTTAAAAGAAACAGGGGTAACTTCTGAAAGTTGTAAAAACAGTGAAGCCGAGAGCAAAGGAGCAGCGGGAAGCGAGGGCCAGTCAAAGGAGAGTGCGGCTGAGCCAGCTGCCGTGCACACGGATGACACCATCACACAGCCTGTCAACAGCTCCAGTGCTGACGGCCACGATGCCAGCAACGCTGACGAACCACAGCCCTCGGAGGCGCATGGGTCGCACGACGCACAAGAACAAGCGGAGAAGACTAAAGGTACACAGCATCGATCCTCAACTCCCATGGACCAGTCCGACTCAGCAGCCATAGCAGCTGCTGAGGCACTTGCCAGTCTCACAGGAGGAGACGGGGAAGACAGTCAAGAGACTCCTTGCTCAtctgaaaaagtaaaacatatcAAACAGGGGAGTAAATGCAGACAACGTGGGGGGCACCAGTCCTCAAAAGTTGGCTCTAAAACGCAAGCGGCAGCTGCAGACAGCTCCACTTCTGTGCACAGCACTGACAGAGAAGATGCAGATGAGAACCCAGAAGTAGACGAAGGCGATGAGTCTGTGTCTGGATCTTCCTCCACGGCAAGCTCCTCTTTTCCATCAGACAACGAGGACAATGATGATGGGGAGTGTGCCATTGTGTCAGTGAAGATGGCCCCAGAGATGAGGCAGTCAGTGGCTCTTCTGGCGCAGGTACAAATGAGACTGGAAGCTCTTGAGAAGAAAAGCGCCCGCCTTCACCAACGACTGGAGCTGAAGATCAGTCGCCAGCGACGGCCACATCTGGACCAGAGGAGCTCCATCACGAAAACTATTCCCGGCTTTTGGGTGACAGCT CTGTTGAACCATCCTCATCTCTCAGCTCACATTGATGAGACGGACGAGGACGCTCTTAGTTACATGACTGATCTTGAG aTTGAGTctttcaaacacaacaaactgggCTACAGGATTCGCTTCCACTTCAGGCGGAACCCATACTTTCAGAACAATATCATCATGAAGGAGCTCCACCTCGGGATGGgaggtaaaaataaacatg GATCTCCCTTGTCGTTCTCTAACCCCATCCTGTGGCATCGTGGACACAACCTGACGGCCCACAGTGAACCCAGGAAGTCGTCGCGGGGGGTTTATGAAACCTTTTTCAGCTGGTTCAGCGACCACAGTAACCCAGGACAAGACGATGTAGCGCAG ATATTGAAGGATGACCTGTACAGAGACCCTCTGAGATACTACCTCACTCCTCTGTGGGAACCGAGGGAGAACGGCAG TAGTGGCACTGCGGCCAGAGCTTCAGGAAACGGCAACAGAGATGAGTGTGTGGTGATCTCTGACTCGGATGACGAGGAGCAGGGTTCGGAGAAGGGTGAGCCTGAACAAGGCCACAgtaaggagggggaggaagaggaggaagaagaagaagaagaggaggaggacgacagggGCCCAAGTGCAG ATGAGagcccagaggaggaggatgatggtgGAGAAATTGTGATTGACG GCTCAGATGACAgtgaccaggaggaggaggaggaggaggaggaagatgaggccTGA
- the tspy gene encoding testis specific protein Y-linked isoform X7, which produces MSEVTDCTQSADSASRKRCPSPDQDGGSTVPSKSAKVGDVLKETGVTSESCKNSEAESKGAAGSEGQSKESAAEPAAVHTDDTITQPVNSSSADGHDASNADEPQPSEAHGSHDAQEQAEKTKGTQHRSSTPMDQSDSAAIAAAEALASLTGGDGEDSQETPCSSEKVKHIKQGSKCRQRGGHQSSKVGSKTQAAAADSSTSVHSTDREDADENPEVDEGDESVSGSSSTASSSFPSDNEDNDDGECAIVSVKMAPEMRQSVALLAQVQMRLEALEKKSARLHQRLELKISRQRRPHLDQRSSITKTIPGFWVTALLNHPHLSAHIDETDEDALSYMTDLEIESFKHNKLGYRIRFHFRRNPYFQNNIIMKELHLGMGGKNKHGSPLSFSNPILWHRGHNLTAHSEPRKSSRGVYETFFSWFSDHSNPGQDDVAQILKDDLYRDPLRYYLTPLWEPRENGSSGTAARASGNGNRDECVVISDSDDEEQGSEKGEPEQGHSKEGEEEEEEEEEEEEDDRGPSAG; this is translated from the exons atGAGCGAAGTGACAGACTGCACACAGTCCGCTGACTCTGCGTCCAGGAAACGGTGTCCATCACCCGACCAGGATGGAGGTAGCACGGTTCCCAGCAAGTCCGCCAAAGTAGGCGATGTGTTAAAAGAAACAGGGGTAACTTCTGAAAGTTGTAAAAACAGTGAAGCCGAGAGCAAAGGAGCAGCGGGAAGCGAGGGCCAGTCAAAGGAGAGTGCGGCTGAGCCAGCTGCCGTGCACACGGATGACACCATCACACAGCCTGTCAACAGCTCCAGTGCTGACGGCCACGATGCCAGCAACGCTGACGAACCACAGCCCTCGGAGGCGCATGGGTCGCACGACGCACAAGAACAAGCGGAGAAGACTAAAGGTACACAGCATCGATCCTCAACTCCCATGGACCAGTCCGACTCAGCAGCCATAGCAGCTGCTGAGGCACTTGCCAGTCTCACAGGAGGAGACGGGGAAGACAGTCAAGAGACTCCTTGCTCAtctgaaaaagtaaaacatatcAAACAGGGGAGTAAATGCAGACAACGTGGGGGGCACCAGTCCTCAAAAGTTGGCTCTAAAACGCAAGCGGCAGCTGCAGACAGCTCCACTTCTGTGCACAGCACTGACAGAGAAGATGCAGATGAGAACCCAGAAGTAGACGAAGGCGATGAGTCTGTGTCTGGATCTTCCTCCACGGCAAGCTCCTCTTTTCCATCAGACAACGAGGACAATGATGATGGGGAGTGTGCCATTGTGTCAGTGAAGATGGCCCCAGAGATGAGGCAGTCAGTGGCTCTTCTGGCGCAGGTACAAATGAGACTGGAAGCTCTTGAGAAGAAAAGCGCCCGCCTTCACCAACGACTGGAGCTGAAGATCAGTCGCCAGCGACGGCCACATCTGGACCAGAGGAGCTCCATCACGAAAACTATTCCCGGCTTTTGGGTGACAGCT CTGTTGAACCATCCTCATCTCTCAGCTCACATTGATGAGACGGACGAGGACGCTCTTAGTTACATGACTGATCTTGAG aTTGAGTctttcaaacacaacaaactgggCTACAGGATTCGCTTCCACTTCAGGCGGAACCCATACTTTCAGAACAATATCATCATGAAGGAGCTCCACCTCGGGATGGgaggtaaaaataaacatg GATCTCCCTTGTCGTTCTCTAACCCCATCCTGTGGCATCGTGGACACAACCTGACGGCCCACAGTGAACCCAGGAAGTCGTCGCGGGGGGTTTATGAAACCTTTTTCAGCTGGTTCAGCGACCACAGTAACCCAGGACAAGACGATGTAGCGCAG ATATTGAAGGATGACCTGTACAGAGACCCTCTGAGATACTACCTCACTCCTCTGTGGGAACCGAGGGAGAACGGCAG TAGTGGCACTGCGGCCAGAGCTTCAGGAAACGGCAACAGAGATGAGTGTGTGGTGATCTCTGACTCGGATGACGAGGAGCAGGGTTCGGAGAAGGGTGAGCCTGAACAAGGCCACAgtaaggagggggaggaagaggaggaagaagaagaagaagaggaggaggacgacagggGCCCAAGTGCAG GCTGA
- the tspy gene encoding testis specific protein Y-linked isoform X4, with protein MSEVTDCTQSADSASRKRCPSPDQDGGSTVPSKSAKVGDVLKETGVTSESCKNSEAESKGAAGSEGQSKESAAEPAAVHTDDTITQPVNSSSADGHDASNADEPQPSEAHGSHDAQEQAEKTKGTQHRSSTPMDQSDSAAIAAAEALASLTGGDGEDSQETPCSSEKVKHIKQGSKCRQRGGHQSSKVGSKTQAAAADSSTSVHSTDREDADENPEVDEGDESVSGSSSTASSSFPSDNEDNDDGECAIVSVKMAPEMRQSVALLAQVQMRLEALEKKSARLHQRLELKISRQRRPHLDQRSSITKTIPGFWVTALLNHPHLSAHIDETDEDALSYMTDLEIESFKHNKLGYRIRFHFRRNPYFQNNIIMKELHLGMGGSPLSFSNPILWHRGHNLTAHSEPRKSSRGVYETFFSWFSDHSNPGQDDVAQILKDDLYRDPLRYYLTPLWEPRENGSGTAARASGNGNRDECVVISDSDDEEQGSEKGEPEQGHSKEGEEEEEEEEEEEEDDRGPSADESPEEEDDGGEIVIDGSDDSDQEEEEEEEEDEA; from the exons atGAGCGAAGTGACAGACTGCACACAGTCCGCTGACTCTGCGTCCAGGAAACGGTGTCCATCACCCGACCAGGATGGAGGTAGCACGGTTCCCAGCAAGTCCGCCAAAGTAGGCGATGTGTTAAAAGAAACAGGGGTAACTTCTGAAAGTTGTAAAAACAGTGAAGCCGAGAGCAAAGGAGCAGCGGGAAGCGAGGGCCAGTCAAAGGAGAGTGCGGCTGAGCCAGCTGCCGTGCACACGGATGACACCATCACACAGCCTGTCAACAGCTCCAGTGCTGACGGCCACGATGCCAGCAACGCTGACGAACCACAGCCCTCGGAGGCGCATGGGTCGCACGACGCACAAGAACAAGCGGAGAAGACTAAAGGTACACAGCATCGATCCTCAACTCCCATGGACCAGTCCGACTCAGCAGCCATAGCAGCTGCTGAGGCACTTGCCAGTCTCACAGGAGGAGACGGGGAAGACAGTCAAGAGACTCCTTGCTCAtctgaaaaagtaaaacatatcAAACAGGGGAGTAAATGCAGACAACGTGGGGGGCACCAGTCCTCAAAAGTTGGCTCTAAAACGCAAGCGGCAGCTGCAGACAGCTCCACTTCTGTGCACAGCACTGACAGAGAAGATGCAGATGAGAACCCAGAAGTAGACGAAGGCGATGAGTCTGTGTCTGGATCTTCCTCCACGGCAAGCTCCTCTTTTCCATCAGACAACGAGGACAATGATGATGGGGAGTGTGCCATTGTGTCAGTGAAGATGGCCCCAGAGATGAGGCAGTCAGTGGCTCTTCTGGCGCAGGTACAAATGAGACTGGAAGCTCTTGAGAAGAAAAGCGCCCGCCTTCACCAACGACTGGAGCTGAAGATCAGTCGCCAGCGACGGCCACATCTGGACCAGAGGAGCTCCATCACGAAAACTATTCCCGGCTTTTGGGTGACAGCT CTGTTGAACCATCCTCATCTCTCAGCTCACATTGATGAGACGGACGAGGACGCTCTTAGTTACATGACTGATCTTGAG aTTGAGTctttcaaacacaacaaactgggCTACAGGATTCGCTTCCACTTCAGGCGGAACCCATACTTTCAGAACAATATCATCATGAAGGAGCTCCACCTCGGGATGGgag GATCTCCCTTGTCGTTCTCTAACCCCATCCTGTGGCATCGTGGACACAACCTGACGGCCCACAGTGAACCCAGGAAGTCGTCGCGGGGGGTTTATGAAACCTTTTTCAGCTGGTTCAGCGACCACAGTAACCCAGGACAAGACGATGTAGCGCAG ATATTGAAGGATGACCTGTACAGAGACCCTCTGAGATACTACCTCACTCCTCTGTGGGAACCGAGGGAGAACGGCAG TGGCACTGCGGCCAGAGCTTCAGGAAACGGCAACAGAGATGAGTGTGTGGTGATCTCTGACTCGGATGACGAGGAGCAGGGTTCGGAGAAGGGTGAGCCTGAACAAGGCCACAgtaaggagggggaggaagaggaggaagaagaagaagaagaggaggaggacgacagggGCCCAAGTGCAG ATGAGagcccagaggaggaggatgatggtgGAGAAATTGTGATTGACG GCTCAGATGACAgtgaccaggaggaggaggaggaggaggaggaagatgaggccTGA
- the tspy gene encoding testis specific protein Y-linked isoform X5, with protein sequence MSEVTDCTQSADSASRKRCPSPDQDGGSTVPSKSAKVGDVLKETGVTSESCKNSEAESKGAAGSEGQSKESAAEPAAVHTDDTITQPVNSSSADGHDASNADEPQPSEAHGSHDAQEQAEKTKGTQHRSSTPMDQSDSAAIAAAEALASLTGGDGEDSQETPCSSEKVKHIKQGSKCRQRGGHQSSKVGSKTQAAAADSSTSVHSTDREDADENPEVDEGDESVSGSSSTASSSFPSDNEDNDDGECAIVSVKMAPEMRQSVALLAQVQMRLEALEKKSARLHQRLELKISRQRRPHLDQRSSITKTIPGFWVTALLNHPHLSAHIDETDEDALSYMTDLEIESFKHNKLGYRIRFHFRRNPYFQNNIIMKELHLGMGGKNKHGSPLSFSNPILWHRGHNLTAHSEPRKSSRGVYETFFSWFSDHSNPGQDDVAQILKDDLYRDPLRYYLTPLWEPRENGSSGTAARASGNGNRDECVVISDSDDEEQGSEKGEPEQGHSKEGEEEEEEEEEEEEDDRGPSAGSDDSDQEEEEEEEEDEA encoded by the exons atGAGCGAAGTGACAGACTGCACACAGTCCGCTGACTCTGCGTCCAGGAAACGGTGTCCATCACCCGACCAGGATGGAGGTAGCACGGTTCCCAGCAAGTCCGCCAAAGTAGGCGATGTGTTAAAAGAAACAGGGGTAACTTCTGAAAGTTGTAAAAACAGTGAAGCCGAGAGCAAAGGAGCAGCGGGAAGCGAGGGCCAGTCAAAGGAGAGTGCGGCTGAGCCAGCTGCCGTGCACACGGATGACACCATCACACAGCCTGTCAACAGCTCCAGTGCTGACGGCCACGATGCCAGCAACGCTGACGAACCACAGCCCTCGGAGGCGCATGGGTCGCACGACGCACAAGAACAAGCGGAGAAGACTAAAGGTACACAGCATCGATCCTCAACTCCCATGGACCAGTCCGACTCAGCAGCCATAGCAGCTGCTGAGGCACTTGCCAGTCTCACAGGAGGAGACGGGGAAGACAGTCAAGAGACTCCTTGCTCAtctgaaaaagtaaaacatatcAAACAGGGGAGTAAATGCAGACAACGTGGGGGGCACCAGTCCTCAAAAGTTGGCTCTAAAACGCAAGCGGCAGCTGCAGACAGCTCCACTTCTGTGCACAGCACTGACAGAGAAGATGCAGATGAGAACCCAGAAGTAGACGAAGGCGATGAGTCTGTGTCTGGATCTTCCTCCACGGCAAGCTCCTCTTTTCCATCAGACAACGAGGACAATGATGATGGGGAGTGTGCCATTGTGTCAGTGAAGATGGCCCCAGAGATGAGGCAGTCAGTGGCTCTTCTGGCGCAGGTACAAATGAGACTGGAAGCTCTTGAGAAGAAAAGCGCCCGCCTTCACCAACGACTGGAGCTGAAGATCAGTCGCCAGCGACGGCCACATCTGGACCAGAGGAGCTCCATCACGAAAACTATTCCCGGCTTTTGGGTGACAGCT CTGTTGAACCATCCTCATCTCTCAGCTCACATTGATGAGACGGACGAGGACGCTCTTAGTTACATGACTGATCTTGAG aTTGAGTctttcaaacacaacaaactgggCTACAGGATTCGCTTCCACTTCAGGCGGAACCCATACTTTCAGAACAATATCATCATGAAGGAGCTCCACCTCGGGATGGgaggtaaaaataaacatg GATCTCCCTTGTCGTTCTCTAACCCCATCCTGTGGCATCGTGGACACAACCTGACGGCCCACAGTGAACCCAGGAAGTCGTCGCGGGGGGTTTATGAAACCTTTTTCAGCTGGTTCAGCGACCACAGTAACCCAGGACAAGACGATGTAGCGCAG ATATTGAAGGATGACCTGTACAGAGACCCTCTGAGATACTACCTCACTCCTCTGTGGGAACCGAGGGAGAACGGCAG TAGTGGCACTGCGGCCAGAGCTTCAGGAAACGGCAACAGAGATGAGTGTGTGGTGATCTCTGACTCGGATGACGAGGAGCAGGGTTCGGAGAAGGGTGAGCCTGAACAAGGCCACAgtaaggagggggaggaagaggaggaagaagaagaagaagaggaggaggacgacagggGCCCAAGTGCAG GCTCAGATGACAgtgaccaggaggaggaggaggaggaggaggaagatgaggccTGA
- the tspy gene encoding testis specific protein Y-linked isoform X2 — protein MSEVTDCTQSADSASRKRCPSPDQDGGSTVPSKSAKVGDVLKETGVTSESCKNSEAESKGAAGSEGQSKESAAEPAAVHTDDTITQPVNSSSADGHDASNADEPQPSEAHGSHDAQEQAEKTKGTQHRSSTPMDQSDSAAIAAAEALASLTGGDGEDSQETPCSSEKVKHIKQGSKCRQRGGHQSSKVGSKTQAAAADSSTSVHSTDREDADENPEVDEGDESVSGSSSTASSSFPSDNEDNDDGECAIVSVKMAPEMRQSVALLAQVQMRLEALEKKSARLHQRLELKISRQRRPHLDQRSSITKTIPGFWVTALLNHPHLSAHIDETDEDALSYMTDLEIESFKHNKLGYRIRFHFRRNPYFQNNIIMKELHLGMGGKNKHGSPLSFSNPILWHRGHNLTAHSEPRKSSRGVYETFFSWFSDHSNPGQDDVAQILKDDLYRDPLRYYLTPLWEPRENGSGTAARASGNGNRDECVVISDSDDEEQGSEKGEPEQGHSKEGEEEEEEEEEEEEDDRGPSADESPEEEDDGGEIVIDGSDDSDQEEEEEEEEDEA, from the exons atGAGCGAAGTGACAGACTGCACACAGTCCGCTGACTCTGCGTCCAGGAAACGGTGTCCATCACCCGACCAGGATGGAGGTAGCACGGTTCCCAGCAAGTCCGCCAAAGTAGGCGATGTGTTAAAAGAAACAGGGGTAACTTCTGAAAGTTGTAAAAACAGTGAAGCCGAGAGCAAAGGAGCAGCGGGAAGCGAGGGCCAGTCAAAGGAGAGTGCGGCTGAGCCAGCTGCCGTGCACACGGATGACACCATCACACAGCCTGTCAACAGCTCCAGTGCTGACGGCCACGATGCCAGCAACGCTGACGAACCACAGCCCTCGGAGGCGCATGGGTCGCACGACGCACAAGAACAAGCGGAGAAGACTAAAGGTACACAGCATCGATCCTCAACTCCCATGGACCAGTCCGACTCAGCAGCCATAGCAGCTGCTGAGGCACTTGCCAGTCTCACAGGAGGAGACGGGGAAGACAGTCAAGAGACTCCTTGCTCAtctgaaaaagtaaaacatatcAAACAGGGGAGTAAATGCAGACAACGTGGGGGGCACCAGTCCTCAAAAGTTGGCTCTAAAACGCAAGCGGCAGCTGCAGACAGCTCCACTTCTGTGCACAGCACTGACAGAGAAGATGCAGATGAGAACCCAGAAGTAGACGAAGGCGATGAGTCTGTGTCTGGATCTTCCTCCACGGCAAGCTCCTCTTTTCCATCAGACAACGAGGACAATGATGATGGGGAGTGTGCCATTGTGTCAGTGAAGATGGCCCCAGAGATGAGGCAGTCAGTGGCTCTTCTGGCGCAGGTACAAATGAGACTGGAAGCTCTTGAGAAGAAAAGCGCCCGCCTTCACCAACGACTGGAGCTGAAGATCAGTCGCCAGCGACGGCCACATCTGGACCAGAGGAGCTCCATCACGAAAACTATTCCCGGCTTTTGGGTGACAGCT CTGTTGAACCATCCTCATCTCTCAGCTCACATTGATGAGACGGACGAGGACGCTCTTAGTTACATGACTGATCTTGAG aTTGAGTctttcaaacacaacaaactgggCTACAGGATTCGCTTCCACTTCAGGCGGAACCCATACTTTCAGAACAATATCATCATGAAGGAGCTCCACCTCGGGATGGgaggtaaaaataaacatg GATCTCCCTTGTCGTTCTCTAACCCCATCCTGTGGCATCGTGGACACAACCTGACGGCCCACAGTGAACCCAGGAAGTCGTCGCGGGGGGTTTATGAAACCTTTTTCAGCTGGTTCAGCGACCACAGTAACCCAGGACAAGACGATGTAGCGCAG ATATTGAAGGATGACCTGTACAGAGACCCTCTGAGATACTACCTCACTCCTCTGTGGGAACCGAGGGAGAACGGCAG TGGCACTGCGGCCAGAGCTTCAGGAAACGGCAACAGAGATGAGTGTGTGGTGATCTCTGACTCGGATGACGAGGAGCAGGGTTCGGAGAAGGGTGAGCCTGAACAAGGCCACAgtaaggagggggaggaagaggaggaagaagaagaagaagaggaggaggacgacagggGCCCAAGTGCAG ATGAGagcccagaggaggaggatgatggtgGAGAAATTGTGATTGACG GCTCAGATGACAgtgaccaggaggaggaggaggaggaggaggaagatgaggccTGA
- the tspy gene encoding testis specific protein Y-linked isoform X3: protein MSEVTDCTQSADSASRKRCPSPDQDGGSTVPSKSAKVGDVLKETGVTSESCKNSEAESKGAAGSEGQSKESAAEPAAVHTDDTITQPVNSSSADGHDASNADEPQPSEAHGSHDAQEQAEKTKGTQHRSSTPMDQSDSAAIAAAEALASLTGGDGEDSQETPCSSEKVKHIKQGSKCRQRGGHQSSKVGSKTQAAAADSSTSVHSTDREDADENPEVDEGDESVSGSSSTASSSFPSDNEDNDDGECAIVSVKMAPEMRQSVALLAQVQMRLEALEKKSARLHQRLELKISRQRRPHLDQRSSITKTIPGFWVTALLNHPHLSAHIDETDEDALSYMTDLEIESFKHNKLGYRIRFHFRRNPYFQNNIIMKELHLGMGGSPLSFSNPILWHRGHNLTAHSEPRKSSRGVYETFFSWFSDHSNPGQDDVAQILKDDLYRDPLRYYLTPLWEPRENGSSGTAARASGNGNRDECVVISDSDDEEQGSEKGEPEQGHSKEGEEEEEEEEEEEEDDRGPSADESPEEEDDGGEIVIDGSDDSDQEEEEEEEEDEA from the exons atGAGCGAAGTGACAGACTGCACACAGTCCGCTGACTCTGCGTCCAGGAAACGGTGTCCATCACCCGACCAGGATGGAGGTAGCACGGTTCCCAGCAAGTCCGCCAAAGTAGGCGATGTGTTAAAAGAAACAGGGGTAACTTCTGAAAGTTGTAAAAACAGTGAAGCCGAGAGCAAAGGAGCAGCGGGAAGCGAGGGCCAGTCAAAGGAGAGTGCGGCTGAGCCAGCTGCCGTGCACACGGATGACACCATCACACAGCCTGTCAACAGCTCCAGTGCTGACGGCCACGATGCCAGCAACGCTGACGAACCACAGCCCTCGGAGGCGCATGGGTCGCACGACGCACAAGAACAAGCGGAGAAGACTAAAGGTACACAGCATCGATCCTCAACTCCCATGGACCAGTCCGACTCAGCAGCCATAGCAGCTGCTGAGGCACTTGCCAGTCTCACAGGAGGAGACGGGGAAGACAGTCAAGAGACTCCTTGCTCAtctgaaaaagtaaaacatatcAAACAGGGGAGTAAATGCAGACAACGTGGGGGGCACCAGTCCTCAAAAGTTGGCTCTAAAACGCAAGCGGCAGCTGCAGACAGCTCCACTTCTGTGCACAGCACTGACAGAGAAGATGCAGATGAGAACCCAGAAGTAGACGAAGGCGATGAGTCTGTGTCTGGATCTTCCTCCACGGCAAGCTCCTCTTTTCCATCAGACAACGAGGACAATGATGATGGGGAGTGTGCCATTGTGTCAGTGAAGATGGCCCCAGAGATGAGGCAGTCAGTGGCTCTTCTGGCGCAGGTACAAATGAGACTGGAAGCTCTTGAGAAGAAAAGCGCCCGCCTTCACCAACGACTGGAGCTGAAGATCAGTCGCCAGCGACGGCCACATCTGGACCAGAGGAGCTCCATCACGAAAACTATTCCCGGCTTTTGGGTGACAGCT CTGTTGAACCATCCTCATCTCTCAGCTCACATTGATGAGACGGACGAGGACGCTCTTAGTTACATGACTGATCTTGAG aTTGAGTctttcaaacacaacaaactgggCTACAGGATTCGCTTCCACTTCAGGCGGAACCCATACTTTCAGAACAATATCATCATGAAGGAGCTCCACCTCGGGATGGgag GATCTCCCTTGTCGTTCTCTAACCCCATCCTGTGGCATCGTGGACACAACCTGACGGCCCACAGTGAACCCAGGAAGTCGTCGCGGGGGGTTTATGAAACCTTTTTCAGCTGGTTCAGCGACCACAGTAACCCAGGACAAGACGATGTAGCGCAG ATATTGAAGGATGACCTGTACAGAGACCCTCTGAGATACTACCTCACTCCTCTGTGGGAACCGAGGGAGAACGGCAG TAGTGGCACTGCGGCCAGAGCTTCAGGAAACGGCAACAGAGATGAGTGTGTGGTGATCTCTGACTCGGATGACGAGGAGCAGGGTTCGGAGAAGGGTGAGCCTGAACAAGGCCACAgtaaggagggggaggaagaggaggaagaagaagaagaagaggaggaggacgacagggGCCCAAGTGCAG ATGAGagcccagaggaggaggatgatggtgGAGAAATTGTGATTGACG GCTCAGATGACAgtgaccaggaggaggaggaggaggaggaggaagatgaggccTGA